In Aquila chrysaetos chrysaetos chromosome 10, bAquChr1.4, whole genome shotgun sequence, the following proteins share a genomic window:
- the P2RX1 gene encoding P2X purinoceptor 1 isoform X1, giving the protein MSRQVTTLSGQRSCTSGCGHGPTHSAASSRAGRRLRHNPGTAMGQKCMEKVSSFLFEYDTPRMVLVRNKKVGLTFRLIQLIVLAYIIGWVFLYEKGYQSQDSIVSSVSVKLKGLTLTNESVMGPHIWDVVDYVFPPQGDSSFVVMTNFIITPGQKQGNCPELPDAGLCKQDSDCSKGKYSRQGQGLMTGKCVNFNSSVKTCEIFGWCPVEVDDHVPSPALLSEAEKFTLFIKNSITFPRFKVSRRNLVESVTKQYLKKCTYHKVTDSLCPVFDLGYIVKESGQNFTFLAVKGGVVGITIDWNCDLDWPVRYCKPIYQFHGLYNDDSNVSPGFNFRYAKYYKEDGTDKRTLYKVFGIRFDILVNGKAGKFDIIPTMTTIGSGIGIFGVASVLCDLLLLHFLQGRDYYKQKKFKYAEQEPSKSHKKEKELDNTQ; this is encoded by the exons ATGTCCCGGCAGGTGACCACCCTGTCTGGGCAG AGGAGTTGCACGAGCGGCTGTGGGCACGGCCCGACCCACAGTGCAGcgagcagcagggctggcaggaggctgCGGCACAACCCTGGCACAGCCATGGGGCAGAAGTGCATGGAGAAGGTGTCCTCCTTCCTCTTCGAGTATGACACCCCCAGGATGGTGCTGGTGAGGAACAAGAAGGTGGGACTGACCTTCCGGCTGATCCAGCTCATTGTCCTGGCGTACATCATCGG GTGGGTTTTCCTCTATGAGAAGGGCTACCAGTCTCAGGACAGCATTGTCAGCTCGGTCTCGGTGAAGCTGAAAGGCCTGACGCTGACCAACGAGAGTGTCATGGGCCCTCACATCTGGGATGTGGTGGATTACGTTTTCCCACCCCAG GGGGACAGCTCGTTCGTGGTGATGACCAATTTCATTATCACCCCTGGACAGAAACAAGGAAACTGCCCGGAG CTGCCGGATGCCGGGCTCTGCAAGCAGGACAGTGACTGCAGCAAAGGGAAATACAGCCGTCAGGGACAAG GGCTCATGACAGGCAAGTGTGTGAACTTCAACAGCTCTGTGAAGACCTGCGAGATCTTTGGCTGGTGCCCCGTTGAAGTTGATGACCATGTTCCCAG CCCTGCCCTGTTGTCAGAAGCGGAGAAGTTCACTTTGTTCATCAAGAACAGCATCACCTTCCCCAGGTTCAAGGTGTCCAG GCGCAACTTGGTTGAGAGTGTTACCAAACAGTACCTGAAGAAATGCACCTATCACAAAGTCACCGATTCCTTATGCCCCGTGTTTGATCTGGGATACATAGTGAAGGAATCGGGTCAGAATTTTACCTTCCTGGCTGTTAAG GGTGGAGTGGTAGGCATCACCATCGACTGGAACTGCGACCTTGACTGGCCCGTCCGGTACTGCAAACCCATTTACCAGTTCCACGGCCTTTACAATGATGACAGTAATGTTTCACCAGGCTTCAACTTCAG ATATGCCAAATACTACAAAGAAGATGGGACAGACAAGAGGACACTCTACAAGGTGTTTGGGATCCGGTTCGATATTTTGGTGAATGGCAAG GCAGGCAAATTTGACATCATCCCGACCATGACCACAATTGGCTCTGGAATTGGTATTTTTGGAGTG GCCTCTGTCCTCTGCgacctgctcctgctgcattttctcCAAGGACGGGACTATtacaagcagaagaaattcaaaTACGCAGAACAGGAGCCT TCAAAGTCAcataagaaggaaaaggagctggACAACACGCAGTGA
- the P2RX1 gene encoding P2X purinoceptor 1 isoform X2, which translates to MSRQVTTLSGQRSCTSGCGHGPTHSAASSRAGRRLRHNPGTAMGQKCMEKVSSFLFEYDTPRMVLVRNKKVGLTFRLIQLIVLAYIIGWVFLYEKGYQSQDSIVSSVSVKLKGLTLTNESVMGPHIWDVVDYVFPPQGDSSFVVMTNFIITPGQKQGNCPELPDAGLCKQDSDCSKGKYSRQGQGLMTGKCVNFNSSVKTCEIFGWCPVEVDDHVPSPALLSEAEKFTLFIKNSITFPRFKVSRRNLVESVTKQYLKKCTYHKVTDSLCPVFDLGYIVKESGQNFTFLAVKGGVVGITIDWNCDLDWPVRYCKPIYQFHGLYNDDSNVSPGFNFRYAKYYKEDGTDKRTLYKVFGIRFDILVNGKAGKFDIIPTMTTIGSGIGIFGVQLPRCGLKQERPKFVGQNGTSWKYKVA; encoded by the exons ATGTCCCGGCAGGTGACCACCCTGTCTGGGCAG AGGAGTTGCACGAGCGGCTGTGGGCACGGCCCGACCCACAGTGCAGcgagcagcagggctggcaggaggctgCGGCACAACCCTGGCACAGCCATGGGGCAGAAGTGCATGGAGAAGGTGTCCTCCTTCCTCTTCGAGTATGACACCCCCAGGATGGTGCTGGTGAGGAACAAGAAGGTGGGACTGACCTTCCGGCTGATCCAGCTCATTGTCCTGGCGTACATCATCGG GTGGGTTTTCCTCTATGAGAAGGGCTACCAGTCTCAGGACAGCATTGTCAGCTCGGTCTCGGTGAAGCTGAAAGGCCTGACGCTGACCAACGAGAGTGTCATGGGCCCTCACATCTGGGATGTGGTGGATTACGTTTTCCCACCCCAG GGGGACAGCTCGTTCGTGGTGATGACCAATTTCATTATCACCCCTGGACAGAAACAAGGAAACTGCCCGGAG CTGCCGGATGCCGGGCTCTGCAAGCAGGACAGTGACTGCAGCAAAGGGAAATACAGCCGTCAGGGACAAG GGCTCATGACAGGCAAGTGTGTGAACTTCAACAGCTCTGTGAAGACCTGCGAGATCTTTGGCTGGTGCCCCGTTGAAGTTGATGACCATGTTCCCAG CCCTGCCCTGTTGTCAGAAGCGGAGAAGTTCACTTTGTTCATCAAGAACAGCATCACCTTCCCCAGGTTCAAGGTGTCCAG GCGCAACTTGGTTGAGAGTGTTACCAAACAGTACCTGAAGAAATGCACCTATCACAAAGTCACCGATTCCTTATGCCCCGTGTTTGATCTGGGATACATAGTGAAGGAATCGGGTCAGAATTTTACCTTCCTGGCTGTTAAG GGTGGAGTGGTAGGCATCACCATCGACTGGAACTGCGACCTTGACTGGCCCGTCCGGTACTGCAAACCCATTTACCAGTTCCACGGCCTTTACAATGATGACAGTAATGTTTCACCAGGCTTCAACTTCAG ATATGCCAAATACTACAAAGAAGATGGGACAGACAAGAGGACACTCTACAAGGTGTTTGGGATCCGGTTCGATATTTTGGTGAATGGCAAG GCAGGCAAATTTGACATCATCCCGACCATGACCACAATTGGCTCTGGAATTGGTATTTTTGGAGTG CAGCTGCCACGTTGTGGGTTGAAGCAGGAGCGACCCAAATTTGTGGGGCAAAATGGAACAAGCTGGAAGTACAAGGTGGCATAG